In Blastococcus saxobsidens DD2, the genomic stretch CTGCTCGCCCCCGGTGCCTACGACGCGCTGAGCGCCCGGTTGATCGAGCAGGCCGGTTTCGACGCCGTCTACATGACCGGCTTCGGGACGACGGCGTCGCTGATCGGCCGCCCCGACGTCGGGCTGCTGACCGGGACCGAGATGGTGGACAACGCCCGACGGATCGTGGCCGCCGTCGACGTGCCGGTGATCGCCGACGCGGACACCGGCTACGGCAACGCGATCAACGTCGTCCGCACGGTGCAGCTGTACGAGCAGGCCGGCGTCGCCGGGATCCAGCTCGAGGACCAGGTGATGCCCAAGAAGTGCGGGCACATGAGCGGCAAGCTGCTGATCGGCGCCGACGAGATGGTCGGCAAGATCCGGGCGGCGGTCGAGGCGCGGCGCGACCCGGACCTGCTGATCATCGCCCGCACCGACGCCGTCGCCGTGACCGGGACCGACGACGCCATCGCCCGGGCGCGCGCGTTCGCCGACGCCGGGGCGGACGTGCTCTTCGTCGAGGCGCCGACCTCGGACGCGGACATCGAGCGGGTGGCCGCCGAGCTGCGGGACGTGGCTCCGCTGGTCTTCAACTGGGCCGAGGGCGGCAAGACGCCCCCGATGCCGCTCGAGCGGATCAGCGAGCTCGGGTTCTCGCTGGTGATCTACCCGATCGGCACGCTGCTCGCGGCCACCGCCGGCATCCGCACGCTGCTGGCCGCGCTGAAGCGCGACGGGGTGCCCACGGCGGCCCTCGACGCGGTGCCGACCTTCGAGGAGTTCACCGACCTGATCGGCCTGCCCGAGGTGCAGGCGCTGGAGCAGCGCTTCTCGGGCGCCTGACCGTCCGCCGCTTCGCCGCCGTGGCCGGCGGTTGCGCCCACGCCCCGCTCCCGACAGGGGAAGGGGGTGCCGGCGCACCCGCTCGGATCAGCGGCCGGTCCAGCGCGGCGGCCGCTTCTCCAGCCGGGCGGCGATGCCCTCCTTGCGGTCCTCGCTCAGGTAGGGGTTGGGCCCGACGTCGAGCCGCAGCCCCTGCCAGAGCGGCAGCTCCAGCGCCTTGGTCGCGGTCTCCTTCATCCGGCGCACCGAGATCGGTGCGTTGGCCGCGATCCGGTCGGCGAGGTCCAGGGCGGTCGGCAGCACCTGCTCCGGCTCGACCAGCCGGTTGACCAGCCCCCACCGCTGGGCCTCGGTCGCGTCGATCGGATCGCCGGTGAACAACAGCTCGAGCGCGATCCCGACCGGGATCCGTTTGGGCAGCACGACCGAGCCGAAATTGGCGCCCATGCCGATCGCGGCCTCGGGGAGGGCGAAGCTGACCGCCGGGGACGCGATCCGCAGATCGCAGGCCAGGGCCAGCTCGAAACCGCCCGCGACCGCCGGGCCGTTGAGCGCGGCGATCACCGGCACCGGCGTCTCGGTGACCACCTCGAAGACCGCCCGGGCCGGCCGGTTCATCGGCGGGCGGAACCGCTCCCCGCGCTCGTCGGCCGCCCGGATCTCCTTGAGGTCGAGCCCGGCGCAGAACGCCGGCCCGGTGCCGGTGAGCACCACCGCGCGGACGCCGTCCTCGACCACCCGCAGGAACTGCTCCACCAGATCGGCCTGCAGCTCGGTGGAGAGCGCATTGCGCCGCTCGGGCCGGTCGAGGGTCAGCACCCGGACGTGCTCCCGGTCCTCGGCGAGCAGTCCGGACTCGTGGCGGTAGGCATCGCTCATCCGTGCAACCTCCGCCGGCGCCGGCCGGTCGGCAACCCGGCTGCCCTCGAGGAGCAGCGCCCGAGCTCCGTCGACGGTCTTCGGTCGTCTCTCCGCGACGCTATCCGGCGCCCACGACGAGCAGCGTGCCAGCGAAGATGATGCCGCTGACGAACAGCGTGATGATCGTGTAGCCGAGGATGTCGCGGACGCCGAGGCGGGCGACGGCGAGCAGCGGCAGGGTCCAGAACGGCTGGATCATGTTCGTCCACTGGTCGCCGTAGGAGATGGCCATGATGATCGGCGCCGCGTCCACGCCCAGGGTCTCGGCGCTGCCCATGAAGATCGGCGCCTGCACCGCGAACTGACCACCGCCGGACGGCACGAACATGTTCAGCAGCCCGGCGGCCAGGAACGCGAAGAGGCCGAGCGTCTGCGGGGTGGCGACGTTCGCGAAGAACTCGCTCACGACCGCGGCGAGCCCGGTCGCCGTGGTCATGCCGAGGATGCCGGCGTAGAGCGGGTACTGGATGAGCACCTCGCCGACGGTGCGGCCGGCGTCCACGACCAGCGTGGCCAGCTCCCGGGGCGAGCGGACGATCAGCAGGATGGCCGCGAGGAAGGTCCAGTTGACGATGTCCAGGGTGAGGTTGAACCCCTCCTGGGCGAAGTAGACGACGAGGTAGACGACCAGGGCGATCCCGATGGCGAGGGTGAGGGCGCGCGCGCCGTCGACCCGGTCGGCGAACGTCGTCGGCGCGGGGGCGGTCTCGTCGACCCCGGCCGGCACCGCGGCGCCGCCCGCTGCCGGGTCGGTGCTCTCGCCCTCCTCGTCGTCGGCCTCCATGGCGTGTGCGGGCAGCTCGACGACCCGGTCGTCCCTGCCCGGCGCCAGCAGGACCATCGCGCCGGCGACGGCGGTCAGGGTGAGGACGGTGGCGATCATGTTCCAGCTCGAGAACGTCGTCTCGGTCACCGGGACCACGCCGAACTCCTCGGCGAAGAAGCTGCCCTCGGTGGCGGCGGCCAGCGGGCCGGAGCCGGAGTAGCCCATGTGCCAGATGACGAAGCCGGAGTAGGCCGAGGCCACGAGCAGCGGGTAGTGCACCTTCATGCCACGGCGCCGGGCGCTGCGGCCGACCTCGATGGCCAGGATGCCGCCGACGATGAGGCCGAGCCCCCAGCTGATCAGCGAGGCGATGCCGGCGATGACGGTCACGAAGGCGTAGGCGGCCTTCGGCGACTTCGGCACCGCCGCCACCCGCACCAGGAACCGGTGGACCGGCGGGGTGTGGGCGAGGGTGTAGCCGAACAGCAGCACCAGCGCGATCTGGGTCATGAAGGCGAGCAGCCCGCTCAGCCCGTCGCCCCACGCGCGGACGACGTCGACGGGCCCCGAATCGGTGAGGACGAGCGCCAGCCCGCCGACGACGAATGTCAGGATCGCCGCGAAGACGAGCGAGCCGGGCATGTACCGCTCGACGAGGGTGACCATGGGACGGGAGATCGCACGCAGCATTTCGAACCGCCTCCGGCGCCGACGCAGGGAGATGCGGACGAACATGCTGCAGGTCGCGGAGCCCGGCAACCGGAGGCCGGAGGGGGCGGGTGCCTGCGCGCCGTCGGCCCGCCCATCGACAGCTCCCGGCGGTCCCGAACCCTCGTGCACGGCAGAGCTGTGATCCCCGGCAACGATCGACCGCACCCGTCACATCCGCCCCACCCGTCGGGGACCATGGGCGGACCAGTCCGTCCGACCCGGTAGACAGGTGACATGGAGACCACCGCCGACATCGAGCTCGGTGATGTCGTCGCGCCGTCGAGGGCGGTCTCCATCGAGCTCACCGCCACCCCGGTGCTCAGCTACGCCCTGGCGCACAACCGGCTGCCGGTCGTCTCCCGCCTGGCACTGACCGCCGACCGGACCCTGCGGGGCGCCACGGTCCGGCTGTCCGTGCGCGACGCGGAGGGGTCGATCGCCCAGCCGGTCGAGCTGCTCGCCGACGTCGACGCCGGCCGCACCACCGTGCTCACCGGCATCGGGCTGGTCATGGACCCGGCGGCGATGCTGCACGTCGAGGAGCAGCGCCCCGGCGTCGTCGACGTCGAGGTGCAGCTCGACGGCGAGCTGCTGGGCGAGGCCACCGCGCCGGTGCAGGTGCTCGCCGCCAGCCAGTGGCTGGCCACTCCCCTGCCGCTGGCGCTCGAGATGCTCGCCGCCCACGTGCTGCCCAACCACCCGGCGGTCACCGGCCTGGTGGCCGAGGCCGCCGAGCTCCTGGAGCAGCGGACCGGCAGCGGCGCGATGGTCGGCTACGCGGCCACCGCCGAGCGGGTCGACGAGGTGGTGCACGCCCTCGCCGAGGCCCTGCGGCGCCGCGGCGTCCGGCACTCGGAGCCCCCGGCCAGCTGGGCGGACCTCGGGCAGCAGGTGCGCTCCCCCGGCGACGTCCTGACCTGGCGGGTGGGCACGCCGCTGGACACCGTGGTCCTCCTGGCCGCCGCGTGCGAACAGGCCGGGATCCGGCCGCTGCTGTGGCTGGCGGACGGGATCGGCGGGAGGGTCGGGGGAGCTCATGCGTTCCTCGGCTACTGGCGGGAGGAGCGCAGCTCGGAGAGCGCCGCCACCACCGACGCCGCCCCACTGGTGAACCTGGTCGACCTCGGGCTCATCGGCCTGGTCGAGACCACGCTGCTCACCGGCTCCGCCGACCCCGAGCAGGACCTGCACCGCGCCGCCTACGACGGCTGGCTGACCGGCGAGCTCGACCGCGTCCTCGGCGTCACCGACGTCCACCGGGCCCGGCGCGACGGCATCCTGCCGCTGCCCGCCCGCGCCCGGACGCCGGAGGGGCTGCTGCAGGTCGTGGAGTACCGGCCGGCCGAGCACGGCGCACCGGCGTTCCCGATTCGGACGACCGCGGTGCACCCCAGCAGCCGCCCGGAGGCGCCGGCCCGGGTGCAGCAGTGGAAGAACGCCCTGCTCGACCTGAGCCTGCGGAACCGGCTGATCAACTACACCGAGCGCGCCGGCCTGCCGCTCACGGTGCCCGGCACCGCGCTGCCGATCCTGGACAACTTCATCCACGACGGCACCCCGGTCACCCTGCTGCCCGGGGACCAGCTGGCCGCCGTCCAGGAGGAGCGCGGCCTCACCGGGGCCGCGGAGCTCCCCGCCGAGCAGCTGACCGAGCTGCTGGTCGAGCGGCGCGAGGTGCACGCCGACGTCACCTCCGGGGGGTACCTCCCCCGGCTGCGCAACCTCGCCTACCGCGCCAAGACGGTGCAGGAGGAGACCGGCGCCAACAACCTGTACCTGGCGCTGGGCTCGCTGGTGTGGGAGCTCGACGGGCGGCCGCTGCGCTCGCCGCTGCTGCTGGTGCCCGTCGTCCTGGCGCCGGTGGGGCGCACCGGCTCCTACCGGCTGTCGCTGGACGAGTCGGGGTCGAGCACCCCGAACTACTGCCTGCTGGAGAAGCTGCGCCAGGTGCACGGCCTGGTCGTCCCGACGCTGACCGACGCGGCCGAGAGCACCCTGGAACTCGACCGGGCCCTGGAGGCCATGCGGGTCGCGCTGGTCGGGCACGGCCTGCCCTACCGGGTGGAGGCGACGGCGGACCTGGCGATCCTGCAGTTCGCCAAGTACCGGCTGTGGAAGGACCTGGACGAGCACTGGTCCGAGTTCGCCCAGAACCCGCTGGTGCACCACCTCGTGCACGAGCCGACCGAGCCGTTCCTCGACCCGGCCCGCGACTCGGGCGCCTCCGTGGACCTCGACGACCTGGCCGGCCGGCTGCCCGCCCCTGCCGACGCCTCCCAGCTGCGGGCGGTCGCCGAGGCGAGCGCCGGCCGCACCTTCGTGCTGGAGGGCCCACCCGGGACCGGCAAGTCGCAGACCATCACGAACCTGCTCGCCCGCGCGGTCGCCGACGGCAAGCGGGTGCTGTTCGTCGCCGAGAAGCGGGCCGCCCTGGACGTCGTGGCGCGGCGCCTGGACGCCGTCGGCATGGGCATGTTCGCCCTCGACCTGCACGACAAGGGCTCCCGCGCCTCGATGGTGCGCGCGCAGATCCGGGTGGCGCTGGAGCACGCGGTCGCCGTCGACGAGCAGGGCCTGGCGGCGGAGTCGGAGACGCTGCGCTCGGCCCGCCGTCAGCTGGCCCGCTACGCCGACCGGCTGCACACCGGGAACGCCGCCGGGCTGTCGCTGTACACCGCGCGGACGGCGGAGCTGACCGCCGGGACCGACGTCGAGCCGCTGCCGGTGCCGCTGCCCTTCGTCGCCAACGCGCCCGCCGAGGTGCTGACCGCGGTGCGCCGGGCGCTCGCCCTGCTGCCCGACATCGCCGACCTCACCCGCCCGTCGCCGCGGCACCCGTGGGCGTTCGTCGACTCCCCCGAGGTCGACCTGCCGGCGGCCCGGGAGGCCGCCGGCGAAGTGGACGCCGCGGTGCGCGAGGTCGGGACCTTCGCCGCGCTCGGCGGCGTTCTGCGGCACGCCCGCACGCCGGAGGACCTCGACTCGCTGGTGCACCTGCTGTCCGGTCCCCCGGTGGGCCTCGACGTGCTGGACGAGACGTTCAGCGGCCGGTGGACGACGGCGACCGGCGCGGTCCTCGGCGAGGTGGCGGCGTTCGCCGCCTTCCGCCACCCGGGGCTCGACCTCGCCTCCCCCGAGGTGCTCGGCCTGCCGCTGGCCGAGATCTACGTGGCCGCGCAGACGGCGGCCGCGTCCAGCTGGTGGGGGCGCCGCCGCCGGTTGATGGCCGTGCGCGAGGAGATCGCCTCGTGCCTGCGGCCGGGCGCGACGGTGAAGCCCACGGACGTCCCCGCCCTGGTGGAGAACCTCTGGCGGGTGCAGACCGCGGTGCAGGCGATCGCCGGCCGGGCGAGCGCCGTGCCGGGCCTGTCGACGCCGGAGGGCTGGAACCCGTTCACCGACCCCGGCCTGCTCGAGCGCGAGGTCGACTGGCTGCGCCGCGCCGGTGCCGCCGTCGACGGCTCCTCGGCCTTCCACGTGGCCCTGCGCAAGCTGATCGTCGCCGGGATGCCCGCCGGGTCCGAGGCCGCCTCGGCCGTCGCCCGGCTGCGGGACGCCGTGACCACGCTGCTGCGGGTCTGCCGCAGCTCGTCGGACCAGCTCGCGGCGTGGGCCGGCGACGACGGTCTGGTGCTGCGCTGGTCGATGACCCGGCCCGAGCGCGGGGTCGAGGGCACGGTGCTGATGTCGCTGCGCCGGTGGGTCTCCTTCCTCGACACCCTGGAGCCGCTGCGCTACGCGGGCCTGTTCGACGCGCGGACGCTGCTGATCACCGGCGCGATCGCCGCCGACGACGCCGTGCGCGCGCTGGATCGCGGGCTGGCCGTGGCGTCGGTGGCCGAGCGGCTGCACGCCACCGGGCTGGACGGCTTCGACGTCGAGGCCCACGAGGCGGCGATCACCCGGTTCACCTCGGCGTCCCGGGCCGTGCGCGAGCACCTGGCCGCCGCGCTGCCGGCCGCCGTCCTGGGTACCCGGCCCTTCGACCCGGCGACGGGCACCGGGCAGGTCGGGGCGCTGCAGCGCGAGCTGGCCAAACAGCGGCGCGGGCTCGGCGTGCGGCAGCTGCTCACGCGGTACGGCGAGCTGATCACCGCCGTGATGCCGTGCGTTCTCGTGTCACCGGACTCGGTGGCGCGCTTCTTCCCGGCGGCGGCGGACCAGTTCGACCTGGTGGTCTTCGACGAGGCCTCGCAGATCCGGGTGGCCGACGCCGTCGGCGCGCTGGGCCGGGCGAAGGCCGCGGTCGTCGTCGGCGACTCCAAGCAGATGCCGCCCACCTCCTTCCTCGAGCCGGCGACGTCGTCGTCGGACGACTCGGTGGAGGTCGTGGAGACGGCGGTCGAGGACGAGGAGTCGATCCTCGGCGAATGCGTGCAGGCCCGGGTGCCGCGGCACTGGCTGTCGTGGCACTACCGCAGCCAGGACGAGTCGCTCATCGCGTTCTCCAACGCCCAGTACTACGAGAACCGGCTGTCGTCGTTCCCGGCGCCCACACACGGGCGGGCCTCGGCCGAGCCCGACGGCCGTGGGGTGTCGCTGGTGCGCGTGCCCGGCACGTTCCACCGCTCCGGCGCGGGCCGGCTGCTGCGCACGAACCCGATCGAGGCCACGGCGATCGTGGCGGAGATCCGGCGGCGGTTCGACGCGGTGCCGCAGTGGGAGGGCATCGACGCGGTGCCCTCGATCGGCGTCGTCACCTTCAACGCCCAGCAGCGCTCCTGCATCGAGGCGCTGTTGCGCGACGCCGACGACGACCGGCTGGCCGCCGCACTCGACCGCTCCGACGGCGAGAGGCTGTTCGTCAAGAACCTGGAGAACGTGCAGGGGGACGAGCGCGACGTCATCTTCTTCTCCACCGGCTTCTCCCCCACCGCCGACGGCACGCTGCCGCTGAACTTCGGCCCGCTGAACCGGCAGGGCGGTGAGCGGCGGCTCAACGTGGCGATCACGCGGGCCCGGCGCCAGGTGGTCGTCTTCTCGTCGTTCGACCCGGCGCAGCTGCGCGCCGAGGAGACCTCCTCGGTCGGGATCAAGCACCTGCGCGCCTACCTGGACATGGCCGAGCAGGGCACCGACGTGCTGCCGCGCTCGGCACGATCGGCCGCCGTGGTCGACCGGCACCGCGAGCAGATCGCCGCGGCGCTGCGCGCCCGCGGGCTGGTCGTGCGCACCGACGTCGGCCTCTCGGAGTTCCGGGTGGACCTGTCGGTCTCCCGGCCCGCCGATCCGGCGACGCCGGTGATGGCGGTGCTCCTGGACGGCCCTGCCTGGGCCCGCCGGGGCACCGTGGGCGACCGCGACGGCCTGCCGGGCGAGGTGCTGGGCGACATGCTGCGCTGGCCGGTGGTGCAGCGGGTGTGGCTGCCGTCGTGGCTGGCCGACCCGTCCGCCGTCGTCGACCGGCTGGTGGCGGCGGTCGACGCCGCGCCGGTGTCGTCGGTGCCGGTCGCGGAGCCGCTCCGGCTGCCGACGGCGGCCGTCGAGTCGTTCAAGGGCGTCGCGGCGCTGCGGTCCTCGGTGACCTCGATGGCGGTGCCGGCGACGCCGACCCGCCCGGCGCCGAAGGCAGCCGCCGCCAGGAAGCCGGCCGGGCCGGCGGCGCTGGACGGCGAGACGCCGTTCGTGCCGTGGATCCCGAAGACCGCCGGGGAGAAGTCGGTGCTGGACGAGCTGCCGGTCGCCAAGGCCGCGCGCGTGGTGCGCCGGGTGATGACCGCCGGCGTGAAGGCGGAGGGTCCGATCCACGTCGATCGGCTGGCGAAGCTGACCGTCGGCGCCTTCGGGCTCAGCCGGGTGACCGAGGCGCGCAAGCAGCTGCTGCTGTCGTTGCTGCCGCCCTCCGCCGTCGACGGCGACCACCTCTGGCCCGACGGCCTGGACCGTGCGACGTGGAGGGGCTTCCGCCGGCAGGTGTCGAGCACCGACCGGCCGATCGAGCACGTCGCGCCCGAGGAGGTCGCCAACGCGATGGCGGCGCTGTGCCGGGCCGCGGCGGGGATGCAGCGCGACGAGCTGCTGTCCGCCACCGCGGCGGTGTTCGGCTACAAGCGCCGGGCCGCCTCGGTCACGCCGGTGCTGGAGAAGGCGCTGACGTTCGCGGTGGACTCCGGCCGGCTCAGCGAGCAGGACGACGGACTGCTGACCTGCTGACCTGCTGACCGGCCCCGGCCCGAACGTGTGGTCACACCGCGGACGGGCCGAGCGGGCATTCCGCTGTTACATGGAGACGGCTGCCACGGCAGCGAGCAGCCCACCGGACCGGCTCACGGTCTGACCCGTGCGGGGGGTGCAGTTCCGGGCCGGACCGGCCGTTCAGACCTGTGAGGACATCCGACCAGGAGGGAACAGTGCGCATCACCTGCCGGGCCACGGTGCCCGCCACCGAGAGC encodes the following:
- a CDS encoding enoyl-CoA hydratase/isomerase family protein; this translates as MSDAYRHESGLLAEDREHVRVLTLDRPERRNALSTELQADLVEQFLRVVEDGVRAVVLTGTGPAFCAGLDLKEIRAADERGERFRPPMNRPARAVFEVVTETPVPVIAALNGPAVAGGFELALACDLRIASPAVSFALPEAAIGMGANFGSVVLPKRIPVGIALELLFTGDPIDATEAQRWGLVNRLVEPEQVLPTALDLADRIAANAPISVRRMKETATKALELPLWQGLRLDVGPNPYLSEDRKEGIAARLEKRPPRWTGR
- a CDS encoding isocitrate lyase/PEP mutase family protein — protein: MADLLGNGRTTRARLRELVEGPEPLLAPGAYDALSARLIEQAGFDAVYMTGFGTTASLIGRPDVGLLTGTEMVDNARRIVAAVDVPVIADADTGYGNAINVVRTVQLYEQAGVAGIQLEDQVMPKKCGHMSGKLLIGADEMVGKIRAAVEARRDPDLLIIARTDAVAVTGTDDAIARARAFADAGADVLFVEAPTSDADIERVAAELRDVAPLVFNWAEGGKTPPMPLERISELGFSLVIYPIGTLLAATAGIRTLLAALKRDGVPTAALDAVPTFEEFTDLIGLPEVQALEQRFSGA
- a CDS encoding DUF4011 domain-containing protein, yielding METTADIELGDVVAPSRAVSIELTATPVLSYALAHNRLPVVSRLALTADRTLRGATVRLSVRDAEGSIAQPVELLADVDAGRTTVLTGIGLVMDPAAMLHVEEQRPGVVDVEVQLDGELLGEATAPVQVLAASQWLATPLPLALEMLAAHVLPNHPAVTGLVAEAAELLEQRTGSGAMVGYAATAERVDEVVHALAEALRRRGVRHSEPPASWADLGQQVRSPGDVLTWRVGTPLDTVVLLAAACEQAGIRPLLWLADGIGGRVGGAHAFLGYWREERSSESAATTDAAPLVNLVDLGLIGLVETTLLTGSADPEQDLHRAAYDGWLTGELDRVLGVTDVHRARRDGILPLPARARTPEGLLQVVEYRPAEHGAPAFPIRTTAVHPSSRPEAPARVQQWKNALLDLSLRNRLINYTERAGLPLTVPGTALPILDNFIHDGTPVTLLPGDQLAAVQEERGLTGAAELPAEQLTELLVERREVHADVTSGGYLPRLRNLAYRAKTVQEETGANNLYLALGSLVWELDGRPLRSPLLLVPVVLAPVGRTGSYRLSLDESGSSTPNYCLLEKLRQVHGLVVPTLTDAAESTLELDRALEAMRVALVGHGLPYRVEATADLAILQFAKYRLWKDLDEHWSEFAQNPLVHHLVHEPTEPFLDPARDSGASVDLDDLAGRLPAPADASQLRAVAEASAGRTFVLEGPPGTGKSQTITNLLARAVADGKRVLFVAEKRAALDVVARRLDAVGMGMFALDLHDKGSRASMVRAQIRVALEHAVAVDEQGLAAESETLRSARRQLARYADRLHTGNAAGLSLYTARTAELTAGTDVEPLPVPLPFVANAPAEVLTAVRRALALLPDIADLTRPSPRHPWAFVDSPEVDLPAAREAAGEVDAAVREVGTFAALGGVLRHARTPEDLDSLVHLLSGPPVGLDVLDETFSGRWTTATGAVLGEVAAFAAFRHPGLDLASPEVLGLPLAEIYVAAQTAAASSWWGRRRRLMAVREEIASCLRPGATVKPTDVPALVENLWRVQTAVQAIAGRASAVPGLSTPEGWNPFTDPGLLEREVDWLRRAGAAVDGSSAFHVALRKLIVAGMPAGSEAASAVARLRDAVTTLLRVCRSSSDQLAAWAGDDGLVLRWSMTRPERGVEGTVLMSLRRWVSFLDTLEPLRYAGLFDARTLLITGAIAADDAVRALDRGLAVASVAERLHATGLDGFDVEAHEAAITRFTSASRAVREHLAAALPAAVLGTRPFDPATGTGQVGALQRELAKQRRGLGVRQLLTRYGELITAVMPCVLVSPDSVARFFPAAADQFDLVVFDEASQIRVADAVGALGRAKAAVVVGDSKQMPPTSFLEPATSSSDDSVEVVETAVEDEESILGECVQARVPRHWLSWHYRSQDESLIAFSNAQYYENRLSSFPAPTHGRASAEPDGRGVSLVRVPGTFHRSGAGRLLRTNPIEATAIVAEIRRRFDAVPQWEGIDAVPSIGVVTFNAQQRSCIEALLRDADDDRLAAALDRSDGERLFVKNLENVQGDERDVIFFSTGFSPTADGTLPLNFGPLNRQGGERRLNVAITRARRQVVVFSSFDPAQLRAEETSSVGIKHLRAYLDMAEQGTDVLPRSARSAAVVDRHREQIAAALRARGLVVRTDVGLSEFRVDLSVSRPADPATPVMAVLLDGPAWARRGTVGDRDGLPGEVLGDMLRWPVVQRVWLPSWLADPSAVVDRLVAAVDAAPVSSVPVAEPLRLPTAAVESFKGVAALRSSVTSMAVPATPTRPAPKAAAARKPAGPAALDGETPFVPWIPKTAGEKSVLDELPVAKAARVVRRVMTAGVKAEGPIHVDRLAKLTVGAFGLSRVTEARKQLLLSLLPPSAVDGDHLWPDGLDRATWRGFRRQVSSTDRPIEHVAPEEVANAMAALCRAAAGMQRDELLSATAAVFGYKRRAASVTPVLEKALTFAVDSGRLSEQDDGLLTC
- a CDS encoding short-chain fatty acid transporter, whose amino-acid sequence is MFVRISLRRRRRRFEMLRAISRPMVTLVERYMPGSLVFAAILTFVVGGLALVLTDSGPVDVVRAWGDGLSGLLAFMTQIALVLLFGYTLAHTPPVHRFLVRVAAVPKSPKAAYAFVTVIAGIASLISWGLGLIVGGILAIEVGRSARRRGMKVHYPLLVASAYSGFVIWHMGYSGSGPLAAATEGSFFAEEFGVVPVTETTFSSWNMIATVLTLTAVAGAMVLLAPGRDDRVVELPAHAMEADDEEGESTDPAAGGAAVPAGVDETAPAPTTFADRVDGARALTLAIGIALVVYLVVYFAQEGFNLTLDIVNWTFLAAILLIVRSPRELATLVVDAGRTVGEVLIQYPLYAGILGMTTATGLAAVVSEFFANVATPQTLGLFAFLAAGLLNMFVPSGGGQFAVQAPIFMGSAETLGVDAAPIIMAISYGDQWTNMIQPFWTLPLLAVARLGVRDILGYTIITLFVSGIIFAGTLLVVGAG